A genome region from Geminicoccus roseus DSM 18922 includes the following:
- the ggt gene encoding gamma-glutamyltransferase yields MRDLFRPGRSPVLAPNAAIATSHPLATAAGLAVLHDGGNAVDAALAAVAVQCVVEPHMTGIGGDCFALYAPAGGEVVAINGSGRAPAAASAARLRDLGLSEIGQTSPHAVTVPGAVSAWMKLHGDHGSLPLDRLFQDAIGYAENGYPISPRVFHDWQAAAPLLAQDEGSAKAYLVDGEAPAMGAMHAQPKLGARLREIAQHGASAFYTGAVAESLVARLQALGGLHTLDDFAAGQDSAIYVTPISTGYRGYEVLECPPNGQGVAALMILNILAGFELPEGLSLAERIHLHAEAAKLAYHHRDHLIADPAHLPHPVETLLSAETTASLQKRLSREQAKPATLWTEPEHQDTIYLCVVDQDGNAISFINSIFHSFGSTRHDPGTGVLLHSRGASFRLTEGHPNAIGPMKRPMHTIIPGMLRKDGQTVMPFGVMGGHYQAAGQAALLSGMLDRGMDVQAAIDAPRSFSFDGVLEVEPTVDGATRERLSAMGHRVEVASSPIGGAQAIWIDRSTGTLWGGSDPRKDGMAAGF; encoded by the coding sequence ATGAGAGACCTGTTCCGCCCCGGCCGCAGCCCGGTGCTCGCGCCCAACGCCGCCATCGCGACCTCGCATCCACTGGCGACCGCGGCGGGCCTGGCCGTGCTGCACGACGGCGGCAACGCGGTGGACGCGGCGCTGGCGGCGGTCGCGGTGCAGTGCGTGGTGGAACCGCACATGACCGGGATCGGCGGCGACTGCTTCGCGCTCTATGCGCCGGCCGGCGGCGAGGTGGTCGCGATCAACGGCAGCGGCCGGGCCCCGGCGGCGGCCAGCGCCGCGCGGCTGCGCGACCTGGGCTTGAGTGAGATCGGCCAGACCAGCCCGCATGCGGTGACGGTGCCGGGTGCGGTCTCGGCCTGGATGAAGCTGCACGGCGACCATGGCAGCCTGCCGCTCGACCGGCTGTTCCAGGACGCGATCGGTTATGCCGAGAACGGCTATCCGATCAGCCCGCGCGTGTTCCACGACTGGCAGGCCGCAGCCCCCCTCCTGGCGCAGGACGAGGGCTCGGCGAAAGCGTATCTGGTCGACGGCGAGGCGCCGGCGATGGGGGCGATGCACGCCCAGCCCAAGCTGGGGGCGCGGCTGCGCGAGATCGCGCAACACGGTGCCAGTGCCTTCTATACCGGGGCGGTCGCCGAATCGCTGGTGGCGCGGCTCCAGGCGCTTGGTGGGCTGCACACGCTGGACGACTTCGCCGCCGGGCAGGACAGCGCTATCTACGTGACCCCGATCTCGACCGGGTATCGCGGCTACGAGGTGCTCGAGTGCCCGCCGAACGGCCAGGGCGTGGCGGCCCTGATGATCCTGAACATCCTGGCCGGCTTCGAGCTGCCGGAAGGGCTCAGCCTGGCCGAGCGCATCCACCTGCATGCCGAGGCGGCCAAGCTCGCCTACCACCATCGCGACCACCTGATCGCCGACCCGGCGCACCTGCCGCATCCGGTGGAGACGCTCCTGTCGGCGGAGACTACCGCCAGCCTGCAAAAGCGGCTCTCCCGCGAGCAGGCGAAGCCGGCGACGCTCTGGACGGAGCCCGAGCACCAGGACACCATCTATCTCTGCGTGGTCGACCAGGACGGCAACGCGATCTCGTTCATCAACTCGATCTTCCACAGCTTCGGCTCGACCCGGCACGACCCGGGCACCGGCGTGCTCCTGCACAGCCGCGGCGCGTCGTTCCGGCTGACCGAGGGGCATCCCAATGCGATCGGGCCGATGAAGCGGCCGATGCACACGATCATTCCGGGCATGCTGCGCAAGGACGGCCAGACGGTGATGCCGTTCGGGGTGATGGGCGGCCACTACCAGGCGGCCGGCCAAGCGGCGCTGCTCTCCGGCATGCTCGACCGCGGCATGGACGTGCAGGCGGCGATCGACGCGCCGCGCAGCTTCTCGTTCGACGGCGTGCTGGAGGTGGAGCCGACGGTGGACGGGGCGACCCGGGAGCGGCTTTCCGCGATGGGTCACCGGGTCGAGGTCGCCAGCTCGCCGATCGGCGGCGCCCAGGCGATCTGGATCGACCGGTCGACCGGCACCCTGTGGGGTGGCTCCGACCCGCGCAAGGACGGGATGGCCGCGGGCTTCTGA
- a CDS encoding ABC transporter ATP-binding protein, producing the protein MTERPELFRLLDVEKAYDVGRGPGTLFRAGAHRRLAALDGVRLALHAGESLALVGESGSGKTTLLRVLLGLTRPTDGRALFRNKEIGALEGADKVRFHREVAMIYQDARASLNPRMNILNLVAEPLDHHGLCAPHERSARVAALLERVGLPPEMMDRYTSALSGGQVRRVAIARALASQPAVLVADEAVSGLDVSTQAQLLELLRGLQREMGLSLMFITHDLGVASYLCDRIAVMYLGRIVETGATREVLKAPAHPYTRALLNASPQFFQPIAEPLPGEVPSPIDLPPGCRFAGRCALAKADCRVQDPVLANWSPSRAFACLHPLIERLPAGAPH; encoded by the coding sequence ATGACCGAACGTCCCGAGCTGTTCCGCCTTCTCGACGTGGAGAAGGCCTACGATGTCGGGCGCGGTCCCGGCACGCTGTTCCGGGCCGGCGCGCACCGGCGCCTGGCGGCCCTGGACGGGGTGCGGCTGGCGCTGCATGCCGGCGAGAGCCTGGCGCTGGTGGGGGAGAGCGGTTCCGGCAAGACCACGCTCCTGCGCGTGCTGCTCGGGCTGACCCGCCCGACCGACGGGCGCGCGCTGTTCCGCAACAAGGAGATCGGCGCGCTGGAGGGTGCCGACAAGGTGCGCTTCCACCGCGAGGTGGCGATGATCTACCAGGATGCCCGCGCTTCCTTGAACCCGCGCATGAACATCCTGAATCTGGTGGCCGAGCCACTGGACCATCATGGCCTGTGCGCGCCGCACGAGCGCTCGGCTCGGGTGGCGGCGCTCCTGGAGCGGGTCGGGCTGCCGCCGGAGATGATGGACCGCTACACCAGCGCGCTGTCCGGCGGGCAGGTGCGCCGGGTGGCGATCGCCCGCGCCCTGGCCTCGCAGCCGGCGGTGCTGGTGGCGGATGAGGCGGTCTCCGGCCTGGACGTGTCCACCCAGGCCCAGCTCCTGGAACTGCTGCGCGGCCTGCAGCGGGAGATGGGCCTCAGCCTGATGTTCATCACCCACGACCTGGGCGTGGCGTCCTATCTGTGCGACCGGATCGCGGTGATGTATCTCGGCCGGATCGTGGAGACGGGGGCCACCCGCGAGGTGCTCAAAGCCCCGGCCCATCCCTATACCCGTGCGCTCCTCAACGCCTCGCCGCAGTTCTTCCAGCCGATCGCCGAGCCGTTGCCGGGCGAGGTGCCAAGCCCGATCGACCTGCCGCCCGGCTGCCGGTTCGCCGGACGCTGCGCGCTGGCAAAGGCGGATTGCCGGGTGCAGGATCCCGTCCTGGCGAACTGGAGCCCGAGCCGGGCGTTCGCCTGCCTCCACCCGCTGATCGAGCGCCTGCCGGCCGGTGCGCCGCATTGA
- a CDS encoding ABC transporter permease produces MAWAAIARVGQTLMVLLIVSAASFGLLKLAPGDPVEIMLGSEYSPEAHVSLSRELGLDRPVLEQYGRWLGDFVQGDWGISYIGRVPIFQYAFLEALPVTLTLAASALVLAILVGVPLGVLSATRKDGVWDALSAVFSLTATSFPSFYLGILLIWFFGVTLGLFPTMGFVAPWEDLWQGIVHMTLPAVTLSVYFMAMIVRLVRANLIEVLEQPYIAAARARGEPSWRVVWVHGLRNVLMPLVTILGLQLGALLQGAVLTETVYSLPGIGQMLTSAVLNREYGVVQAGVMMTACLFVVTNLLVDLAYPYLDPRLRPR; encoded by the coding sequence ATGGCCTGGGCCGCCATCGCCAGGGTCGGCCAGACCCTGATGGTGCTCCTGATCGTCTCGGCCGCCAGCTTCGGTCTTCTGAAGCTGGCGCCGGGCGACCCGGTGGAGATCATGCTGGGCAGCGAGTACTCCCCGGAGGCGCATGTCTCGCTCAGCCGCGAGCTCGGCCTCGACCGGCCGGTCCTGGAGCAGTACGGCCGCTGGCTCGGCGACTTCGTGCAGGGCGACTGGGGGATCTCCTATATCGGGCGGGTCCCGATCTTCCAGTACGCCTTCCTGGAGGCGCTGCCGGTCACGCTGACGCTGGCGGCCTCCGCCCTGGTGCTGGCGATCCTGGTGGGGGTGCCGCTGGGCGTCCTTTCGGCGACCCGCAAGGACGGCGTGTGGGACGCGCTGTCCGCGGTGTTCTCCCTGACCGCCACCTCGTTCCCCAGCTTTTACCTGGGCATCCTGCTGATCTGGTTCTTCGGGGTGACGCTCGGCCTGTTCCCGACCATGGGGTTCGTCGCCCCCTGGGAGGACCTCTGGCAGGGCATCGTCCACATGACCCTGCCGGCGGTCACGCTCAGCGTCTATTTCATGGCGATGATCGTGCGGCTGGTGCGCGCCAACCTGATCGAGGTGCTGGAGCAGCCCTACATCGCCGCGGCGCGCGCCCGCGGCGAGCCCTCCTGGCGGGTGGTCTGGGTCCATGGCCTGCGCAACGTGCTGATGCCGCTGGTCACCATCCTGGGCCTGCAGCTGGGAGCCCTCCTGCAGGGCGCGGTCCTGACCGAGACGGTGTACTCCCTGCCGGGCATCGGCCAGATGCTGACCAGCGCCGTGCTGAACCGCGAGTACGGCGTGGTGCAGGCAGGCGTGATGATGACCGCCTGCCTGTTCGTGGTGACCAACCTGCTGGTGGACCTGGCCTATCCCTATCTCGATCCGAGGCTGAGGCCCCGCTGA
- a CDS encoding DoxX family protein: MATVAPPARSRALAVRPAIHWLALLALCGAYLQGALVKLVDFPGAMAEMAHFGLAPAGPIAVLVILLELGASAMILSGVLRWLGALALAVFTLLATFLAFRFWEFVPPERMMVANGFFEHLGLVGGFVLVAWHDLREPPGHGDRL; encoded by the coding sequence ATGGCAACCGTCGCTCCACCGGCACGGTCCCGGGCCCTGGCGGTCCGCCCTGCAATCCACTGGCTGGCCCTGCTGGCGCTGTGCGGCGCCTACCTGCAGGGCGCGCTCGTCAAGCTGGTCGACTTCCCGGGCGCCATGGCCGAGATGGCGCATTTCGGACTGGCGCCCGCCGGCCCGATCGCCGTGCTGGTGATCCTTCTGGAACTGGGCGCCTCGGCGATGATCCTTTCGGGCGTCCTGCGCTGGCTGGGGGCGCTGGCCCTGGCCGTGTTCACCCTGCTGGCGACCTTCCTGGCGTTCCGCTTCTGGGAGTTCGTGCCGCCCGAGCGGATGATGGTGGCCAACGGCTTCTTCGAGCATCTGGGCCTGGTCGGCGGCTTCGTGCTGGTCGCCTGGCACGACCTGCGCGAGCCGCCCGGCCATGGGGACCGCCTGTGA
- a CDS encoding amidohydrolase yields the protein MPLTRRQAGALALATIPLGGRSTAATDRQPEALAMTADLILVNGRFTTLDPEHPAPEAVAIAEGRFQAVGSTAEIRALAGQDTQVVDLGARRVIPGLIDSHMHIIRGGLNYNMELRWDGVRSLADAMDMLRQQAAVTPPPQWVRVVGGFTEHQFAEKRLPTLEEINAAAPETPVFILHLYDRALLNQAALRAAGYTRDTQDPPGGEIQRDASGEPTGLLLASPNATILYATLAKGPKLPPEYQLNSTRHFMREMNRLGVTGVIDAGGGYQNYPDDYAVIEKLHADGQLTLRIAYNLFTQKPKEELADFQSWSTQVTPGQGDDLYRHNGAGEMLVYSAADFEDFRVERPDLPASMEAELEPVVRLLAENRWPWRLHATYDQTIERALDVFEKVDRDIPLQGLNWFFDHAETISDRNIDRIAALGGGIAVQHRMAFQGEYFVERYGAEAAKATPPVAKMLAAGLKVGAGTDATRVASYNPWVSLSWLTTGKTVGGLALYPEENLLDREAALALWTHGNTWFSGEVGKKGQIAPGQLADLAVLDRDYLAVPDSEIAEIESVLTMLGGAIVHGSGDFTGMAPPLPPAMPDWSPVRRFGGYQRADGQQATTRFACACDSACGVHGHEHARAWRASVPTGDEAGFWGALGCSCWAF from the coding sequence ATGCCCCTGACCCGCCGCCAGGCCGGCGCGCTCGCGCTGGCGACGATCCCGCTGGGTGGCCGCAGCACCGCCGCCACCGACCGCCAGCCCGAGGCTCTTGCCATGACCGCCGACCTGATCCTCGTGAACGGCCGCTTCACCACCCTGGACCCGGAACATCCGGCACCCGAAGCGGTGGCGATCGCCGAAGGCAGGTTCCAGGCGGTGGGCAGCACCGCCGAGATCCGGGCGCTGGCCGGCCAGGACACCCAGGTCGTCGACCTGGGCGCGCGCCGGGTGATCCCCGGCCTGATCGACAGCCACATGCACATCATCCGCGGCGGGCTGAACTACAACATGGAGCTGCGCTGGGACGGCGTCCGCTCCCTGGCCGACGCCATGGACATGCTCCGGCAGCAGGCCGCGGTGACCCCGCCGCCGCAATGGGTGCGGGTGGTGGGCGGCTTCACCGAGCACCAGTTCGCGGAAAAGCGCCTGCCGACCCTGGAAGAGATCAACGCCGCCGCGCCCGAGACGCCGGTGTTCATCCTGCACCTCTACGACCGCGCGCTCCTGAACCAGGCGGCGCTGCGCGCGGCCGGCTACACCCGCGACACGCAGGATCCGCCAGGCGGCGAGATCCAGCGGGACGCGTCGGGCGAGCCCACCGGCCTGCTGCTGGCCAGCCCCAACGCCACCATCCTCTACGCCACGCTCGCCAAGGGCCCGAAGCTCCCGCCGGAATACCAGCTCAACTCCACCCGCCACTTCATGCGCGAGATGAACCGGCTGGGCGTCACCGGGGTGATCGACGCCGGCGGCGGCTACCAGAACTATCCCGACGACTATGCGGTGATCGAGAAGCTGCACGCGGACGGCCAGCTCACCCTGCGGATCGCCTACAACCTGTTCACCCAGAAGCCCAAGGAGGAGCTGGCCGACTTCCAGAGCTGGTCGACGCAGGTGACGCCCGGCCAGGGCGACGATCTCTACCGTCACAACGGGGCCGGCGAGATGCTGGTCTACAGCGCCGCCGACTTCGAGGACTTCCGGGTCGAGCGCCCGGACCTGCCGGCCTCGATGGAGGCCGAGCTGGAGCCGGTCGTCCGCCTCCTGGCCGAGAACCGCTGGCCCTGGCGGCTGCACGCCACCTATGACCAGACCATCGAGCGGGCGCTCGACGTGTTCGAGAAGGTCGACCGCGACATCCCGCTGCAGGGGTTGAACTGGTTCTTCGACCACGCCGAGACGATCTCGGATCGCAACATCGACCGGATCGCGGCCCTGGGCGGCGGCATCGCCGTGCAGCACCGGATGGCCTTCCAGGGCGAGTATTTCGTGGAGCGCTACGGCGCCGAGGCGGCCAAGGCGACGCCGCCGGTCGCGAAGATGCTGGCCGCCGGCCTGAAGGTCGGCGCCGGCACCGATGCCACCCGGGTCGCCAGCTACAATCCCTGGGTGTCGCTGTCCTGGCTGACCACCGGCAAGACCGTGGGCGGCCTGGCGCTCTATCCCGAGGAGAACCTGCTGGACCGCGAGGCGGCCCTGGCCCTTTGGACCCATGGCAACACCTGGTTCTCCGGCGAGGTCGGCAAGAAGGGCCAGATCGCCCCCGGCCAGCTGGCCGACCTGGCGGTCCTGGACCGCGACTATCTGGCGGTGCCGGACAGCGAGATCGCCGAGATCGAGAGCGTCCTGACCATGCTGGGCGGCGCGATCGTCCACGGCAGCGGCGACTTCACCGGCATGGCGCCGCCCCTGCCCCCGGCCATGCCGGACTGGTCGCCGGTGCGCCGCTTCGGCGGCTACCAGCGCGCCGACGGCCAGCAGGCCACGACCAGGTTCGCCTGCGCCTGCGACAGCGCCTGCGGCGTGCACGGCCACGAGCATGCCAGGGCCTGGCGGGCCTCCGTGCCGACGGGCGACGAGGCCGGCTTCTGGGGCGCGCTCGGCTGCTCCTGCTGGGCGTTCTGA
- a CDS encoding ABC transporter permease: MALNLTSASPAAGPRGKAPSAMPLPGRRSRLAGLAAHAWHNPFFLLAALVVAAYLLAALFAPWVAPYPPTAQDPMHFMAPPNTAHWLGTDSFGQDLLSRTIHGARYALMIGFFSVLIGAGGGLVVGLAAGLSGGAVEWLLMRLIDAVLALPSLIMAIAFIAILGQGVDKVILAVGVALIGPFARTVRADVLQVKAQAFVEAAGLMGVRRMAVIWRHILPNVVFPLAVQATIRISYAILVSSGLSFLGIGVAPPTPDWGLMIAEGRSFVSFAPWIAGVPGSALAILLIALSVVGDGVREQFDPKLRKQG; this comes from the coding sequence ATGGCGCTGAACCTGACCTCCGCCTCCCCGGCCGCCGGCCCGCGGGGCAAGGCTCCTTCCGCAATGCCGCTGCCGGGCAGGCGCTCGCGCCTGGCGGGGCTTGCCGCCCATGCCTGGCACAACCCGTTCTTCCTCCTGGCAGCGCTGGTGGTGGCCGCCTACCTGCTGGCCGCCCTGTTCGCTCCGTGGGTGGCGCCCTATCCGCCCACCGCGCAGGACCCGATGCACTTCATGGCGCCGCCCAACACGGCGCATTGGCTGGGCACCGATTCCTTCGGCCAGGACCTCCTGTCGCGCACGATCCACGGCGCCCGCTACGCGCTGATGATCGGCTTCTTCTCGGTGCTGATCGGGGCGGGGGGCGGGCTGGTGGTGGGGCTTGCCGCCGGCCTTTCCGGGGGTGCGGTCGAATGGCTGCTGATGCGGCTGATCGATGCGGTCCTGGCGCTGCCCTCCCTGATCATGGCGATCGCGTTCATCGCGATCCTGGGCCAGGGGGTCGACAAGGTGATCCTGGCGGTGGGCGTGGCCCTGATCGGGCCGTTCGCGCGCACGGTCCGCGCCGACGTGCTCCAGGTGAAGGCCCAGGCCTTCGTCGAGGCGGCCGGGCTGATGGGCGTGCGGCGGATGGCGGTGATCTGGCGGCACATCCTGCCGAACGTGGTGTTCCCGCTGGCGGTCCAGGCGACCATCCGGATCAGCTACGCGATCCTGGTGTCGTCGGGGCTGTCCTTCCTGGGCATCGGCGTGGCGCCGCCCACGCCCGACTGGGGGCTGATGATCGCCGAGGGGCGCAGCTTCGTGAGCTTCGCCCCCTGGATCGCTGGCGTGCCCGGCTCGGCCCTGGCGATCCTGCTGATCGCGCTGAGCGTGGTCGGCGACGGGGTGCGCGAGCAGTTCGACCCGAAACTCCGCAAGCAGGGATGA
- a CDS encoding ABC transporter substrate-binding protein yields MVDCKAVLANRLLRDFRRRDLLKGIGAGAAMAVAGGLIKPAPAQAQEGGHIKLAWVDHVDTLDPHFTAFLGAVRVHNNIYNGLLKIDYDGERVSFVPDLAESWEIVDDKIHVFKLREGVVFHDGTPFDAEVVKWNVERVAYGEPASPHAWKYKELDRIEVVGPYEIRLVFKKPYAFLPVAFTGSTGRAGTMVSPAAVDKYGKDFGRNPVGTGPFRFVSWRENDSIVLEKNPDYFEAGLPKLDGATIYLMGEASSAIAAIMSGQVDGLSDSPVQFVEQLKAAPNLKVHGEIEGNYVFVAMNCAKPPFDDINLRKAVAYCLDREAIIRQAFFGQGIPAYTPISPPMSDFYDKDIASSGRGQRFDLAKAKEFRAKAKVQDVIEPTFMVTEDGTYGTRLAQTVLPMLAEIGINAKIELIERAAWVSRRNAGDFELFEANWWADLDPDETIFPEWHSQGAWNFNKWSNPRFDELVEQAQVVLDPVQRKALYDEACDILMDEAPIGLVSHMPVFKIFNQKVQGFQYAPADSLDLHTVSLA; encoded by the coding sequence ATGGTGGATTGCAAGGCGGTTCTCGCGAACAGGCTGCTGCGGGATTTCAGGCGTCGCGACCTCCTCAAGGGGATCGGCGCCGGCGCCGCCATGGCCGTCGCGGGCGGCCTGATCAAGCCGGCGCCGGCGCAGGCACAGGAAGGCGGGCACATCAAGCTCGCCTGGGTCGACCATGTCGACACGCTCGACCCGCACTTCACCGCCTTCCTGGGTGCGGTCCGGGTCCACAACAACATCTATAACGGCCTGCTCAAGATCGACTATGACGGCGAGCGGGTCAGCTTCGTGCCGGACCTGGCGGAAAGCTGGGAGATCGTCGACGACAAGATCCACGTCTTCAAGCTGCGCGAGGGCGTGGTGTTCCACGACGGCACCCCGTTCGACGCGGAAGTGGTGAAGTGGAACGTCGAGCGGGTAGCCTATGGCGAGCCGGCCTCGCCCCATGCCTGGAAGTACAAGGAGCTGGACCGGATCGAGGTGGTCGGCCCCTACGAGATCCGGCTGGTCTTCAAAAAGCCTTACGCCTTCCTGCCGGTGGCGTTCACCGGCAGCACCGGGCGCGCCGGCACCATGGTGTCGCCGGCCGCGGTCGACAAATACGGCAAGGATTTCGGGCGTAATCCGGTCGGCACCGGCCCGTTCCGGTTCGTGAGCTGGCGCGAGAACGATTCGATCGTGCTGGAAAAGAACCCGGACTATTTCGAGGCGGGCCTGCCCAAGCTCGACGGCGCAACGATCTACCTGATGGGCGAGGCGTCCTCGGCGATCGCGGCGATCATGTCCGGCCAGGTCGACGGCCTGAGCGATTCGCCGGTGCAGTTCGTGGAGCAGCTCAAGGCAGCACCGAACCTGAAGGTGCATGGCGAGATCGAGGGCAACTACGTCTTCGTGGCGATGAACTGCGCCAAGCCGCCGTTCGACGACATCAACCTGCGCAAGGCGGTGGCCTACTGCCTGGACCGCGAGGCGATCATCCGCCAGGCGTTCTTCGGCCAGGGCATTCCCGCCTACACCCCGATCTCCCCGCCGATGTCGGACTTCTACGACAAGGACATCGCGAGTTCCGGCCGGGGCCAGCGCTTCGATCTCGCCAAGGCCAAGGAGTTCCGGGCCAAGGCCAAGGTCCAGGACGTGATCGAGCCGACCTTCATGGTGACCGAGGACGGCACCTACGGCACCCGCCTGGCGCAGACCGTGCTGCCGATGCTGGCCGAGATCGGCATCAACGCCAAGATCGAGCTGATCGAGCGCGCCGCCTGGGTGTCGCGGCGCAATGCCGGGGACTTCGAGCTGTTCGAGGCCAACTGGTGGGCCGACCTCGACCCCGACGAGACGATCTTCCCCGAGTGGCACAGCCAGGGCGCCTGGAACTTCAACAAATGGTCGAACCCGCGCTTCGACGAGCTGGTCGAGCAGGCGCAGGTCGTGCTGGACCCGGTCCAGCGCAAGGCGCTCTATGACGAGGCCTGCGACATCCTGATGGACGAGGCGCCGATCGGCCTCGTCTCGCACATGCCGGTGTTCAAGATCTTCAACCAGAAGGTCCAGGGCTTCCAATACGCGCCGGCGGACAGCCTCGACCTGCACACGGTGAGCCTGGCCTGA
- a CDS encoding ABC transporter ATP-binding protein yields the protein MATVLAPPAPAPAPAVEQPPLLCVDQLSLSRGDRLILDEVAFTLRSGATLGLVGESGAGKSTIALALIGLLRRPEVGLEGRVLLDGSEDLVSLSEKDWRRLRGQRIAMIFQDASSALNPCFTIGSQLTTPLRRLLGMDKAAAHARAVELLLSVGLNDAERRLDAYPHQLSGGMQQRVMIAIALSSNPDLLLADEPTSALDVTIQAQIIRLILDETRRRKASCIFVLHDLALASQACDEIVVLYGGQVVEAGPSEVVLRRPMHPYTQGLKACVLELDSEELRPLPGGAPSFAAGRPGCRFAPRCARALDRCAAEKPPLKVVDGRRLACWNPA from the coding sequence ATGGCCACCGTACTGGCGCCCCCGGCCCCCGCTCCAGCGCCGGCCGTGGAGCAGCCGCCGCTGCTTTGCGTGGACCAGCTCTCGCTCAGCCGGGGCGACCGGCTGATCCTGGACGAGGTCGCCTTCACCCTGCGCTCCGGCGCGACCCTGGGCCTGGTCGGCGAATCCGGGGCGGGCAAGTCCACCATCGCTCTTGCCCTGATCGGGCTTTTGCGCCGGCCGGAGGTCGGGCTGGAGGGGCGGGTCCTGCTGGACGGGTCGGAGGACCTGGTTTCCCTGTCGGAGAAGGACTGGCGCCGGCTGCGCGGCCAGCGGATCGCGATGATCTTCCAGGACGCCTCCTCGGCGCTCAACCCCTGCTTCACGATCGGCAGCCAGCTCACCACGCCGCTCCGGCGCCTGCTCGGCATGGACAAGGCGGCGGCGCACGCCCGGGCGGTCGAGCTGCTGCTAAGCGTCGGGCTGAACGACGCGGAGCGGCGGCTGGACGCCTACCCGCACCAGCTCTCGGGCGGGATGCAGCAGCGGGTGATGATCGCGATCGCCCTCTCGTCCAACCCCGACCTGCTCCTGGCCGACGAGCCGACCAGCGCCCTGGACGTCACCATCCAGGCCCAGATCATCCGGCTGATCCTGGACGAGACCCGCAGGCGCAAGGCCAGCTGCATCTTCGTGCTGCACGACCTGGCGCTGGCCAGCCAGGCTTGCGACGAGATCGTGGTGCTCTATGGCGGCCAGGTGGTGGAGGCGGGGCCCAGCGAGGTGGTGCTGCGCCGGCCGATGCATCCCTACACCCAGGGGCTCAAGGCCTGCGTGCTGGAACTCGACAGCGAGGAGCTGCGCCCGCTGCCCGGCGGCGCGCCGTCGTTCGCCGCCGGACGGCCCGGCTGCCGGTTCGCGCCCCGCTGCGCCCGCGCCCTGGACCGCTGCGCCGCCGAGAAGCCGCCTTTGAAGGTGGTGGACGGACGGCGGCTCGCCTGCTGGAACCCCGCATGA